From Malus sylvestris chromosome 1, drMalSylv7.2, whole genome shotgun sequence:
tataccttgcactgaagctttgtaggtgaagctttgcaagtgaagctttgaagctggagctctgtaaatgaaacatttgaagctagagcttttgtaaatgaagcttttaaagctagagctctgtaaatgaagcttttgaagctagagcttttgtaaatgaaacttttgaagctggagctctgtaaatgaagtttttgaagctagagcttttgtaaatgaggcttttgaagctggagctctgtaaatgaagtttttgaagctagagcttttgtaaatgaagcttttgaagttggaactctgtaaataaagcttttgaagctagagcttttgtaaatgaggcttttgaagctggagctctataaatgaagcttttgaagctagagctctgtagatgaagcttttgaagctagagctccgtgaatgaagctttcaaagctgattgacatgagtgatgctcatgaatgtttatgttgattgacatgagtgatgcttatggatgttgacatgagtgatgctcatgaatgtttatgtttgattgatatgagtaatgctcatgaatgtttatgtatgattgatatgagtgatactcatgtataattttgaagtactaggcgtacttttgatcacctagtgggtgatactGGCGGCAGACTGCCcaatattttggagtattgggcgtacttttgatcacctggttggtgataatagtgatgtggtgccgaataattttttttgtggtactggacatactttggttcacctggttggtgttattttgggcttatgggccttcgccctccacataacattccaacccatttattttgggctttgccctatattttttattttttattattaccctctaatggggtttatacagatatctccgaaaaatacgaaaaataaattacatcattcaaaattaaggaaagtaaaccacatcattctggtggggtgtttattccttgcttttgcggTGTCCCCATGTGCctcccttttgctttctcttttctgctttctgAAATATTCTCTCAACGACatgatcttttttctttttcttttctgtttctttgACCCTGATCTCTTCACCTCCATACACACTCACtagcttttgcttttactttccctTTTCTGCTTTCTGAAATATTCTCCCAACGACatgatcttttttctttttcttttctgtttcttttacCCTGATCTTTCCACCTCCAGACACActcacttgcttttgcttttactttccctTTTCTGCTTTCTGAAATATTCTCCCAACGACATGATCTTTCTATTTTCTCTTTTGCGTTGACTTGGATGGTTTTTGAGAGACTGGGAGTAACAGCTGCTGCCAGATCTGAATTCGAATGAGCTAACTTGTTGGCCCATCATCATCATGGTTGTGGACTACACCACCCTACCATGCATCCCATTAATATTATCTTTTGGAAAAGTTGGAGGCGGAGGTGACGGTTATCTTGTTCTTCCCACGAGAGACGGTGATGGAGTCACCGAGAGCACCGGCCTTACCGCAGACCTTAATGCGTTCCTGGAGGAACTTCTCCAGTGAGGCGATGTCCATGATCTTATGCTCCACCGGCTTCGCGCAGTCTATCACGAATGAAactcccttcttctttttttcgttTAACTTCTGAACTTCTTCTGTCGCAGCAGCTGCAGTGAGGGTGGTAATATCATCATGTGAATGAACATTAACGGCGGAGCTGACCACTGTAGTAAGATGGTCATGCTCAGCTCCTATAGCTTCCGCAACATTAGCACGTTGAGCAGCTATCGACGTGGCGGCAGACACCACTGCCATGTCAGTCTTCCCTGCTTGACCGTTCTGTCCTGACCCCGAAGAAGCCGTTGTGGCTGCAACAATGGCGGCCACTCTGTATTGTCTACAAATCATCTCAGCCATATAATCCAACTAGGCTGCCAACTTCCCCAAACTTGTTGTGGACACAAATGATCCTCCATCTGTCGAAAAATTCGCCAAGTGCCTGCAGAGAATGAGGCCTAAAGTTGCCCTCACCTTGGCCAAAACCGTCTTTTACAACGACCATAGAGACGTTATCGACAAGGTCTCGACTCGATGCACCATCGTCAGCACCAGCAGCGACATTGTTGTTCCAAAATCGGTTACGTTCTTGAGCTTCTTGATATACTTGGAAAAGTCTTGGGCCTTCGTCCTGGAAGATGACACACCTGAATCCTTTGTCGGCAATTACAATTTTTGGTGAAAGCTCCCCAGATTTGGGGGTTATGGGTTTTGAACCCAACGTGAATGCTCCCTAGAGACCAGCGATGCTTCTGACCATATGGACCACCCCGACCCGGTGAAATCGATGACCCCAGTTCCAAATAAAAGGTTTTCGGTATTTCCGGCGCTAGCCCAGCCATCGACTGACCAGAAACAGTGGGTGACGACTGGGTAGACGAATCCGGTGAGGAATGAGGGGTAACTGAGGTAGGCGACAAATTGAGTCTTCTCGGCAATGGATCCGCTGGTGATTCCGGTGGCAGCGATGGCGAAGGCCCACTGGTAGTTTCTGAGGATGAGGAAAGATTGCACTGCATATCCGGTTGAGAAATTTCACGGAATGGTTTCCTTTCCTCGCGTGTTTGGAGCTCATTTTCTGTACTTGTGAGAGCTGGAACTTATTGGCGTTGCTTCTGCATAGCTTTCCTAAATTGCACTACCTTATCCTGAGAATTGACTAGAGATTAAATAGAGACTTTGCTTTCAAAAGATTATTGTACAAAACATCGGAAGGATCCACGCCGGAATGCTTAGTGCTCTGCCTTCAACAAATCGAGATTTGAGGGTTCGAATGGGCGTTGTATGACTGACCgagagaggagaaagagagagatttggttttttggatttttgtgattttgcagattcacggtggtggtatgaaaaattgagagagaaccgacataacttttcgtgtctattctcacagacgacgccaaatgttgatgcataaaatcggaggtcttggaacaacgtaaatctgatcgtgaatctgcaagaaatgtaaataacacaagatgtatcgtggttcaccccaaggtttgggttacgttcacactaatattgtatttctgagagaGATTGTGAGGGAGTTagggagagagcttctgagggtgagagaactCTCCCCATGGACTAAGAAATGGCCtccttaattgtgagggtgatgagtcattttatagaataaaggctcctcacttattacatatttgccctttcttttattacataattacatttaagtcccccgagtatttgtacaagatctaaatacggaggccctaagtatggtataaacacactGTATAACATGGTTGTTAATTATTAGATTATCACTTAAGTGTTAAtgtaacgtgcttattttctattgataACACATcacataatttacaaatttagtctaaaaTATTAATCTACCTTACATTATTCTTATATAAATACCATTTTGCCTTATCAATACAAGAGGAGACAAAGGAAGTTCACACTAATAAGAAAGCTGGGagagtctttttttttcttttccttcaattgaattcttttaaaaaaattaatttattaaattagtGCTAATTCAAACCTTGAACTAGGCCACGGGCCACCCTTTGCTTAGTTCAAGCATTGCCCAACACTCTTAAACTAAGATATCCAAGGGCATGTGATTATGTCACTAGGTTCACAGGATACAATATCAGAAATTACCATTTGGCAGGCGAAATTTTGTCAGACAAAATTGCAATTTGTATTGCAAATAAACTTTGTCCGCCAAATTACTTATGTTCACCGGACAACATCAGTCAACATTTGGGTTTCTTCATAGGGTTTTGCCCGACGAACAGAATTCGACAGGCAAAGCTTTAGTTGTCCGGTAAAGTTTAACGAACCTTGTCGCGTAAATTGACAACCTTTACCTGACAAACCATCTAGGATTCATCGCACAAAGTTGTACtttaaggtttagggtttatattTCGTCGGGCAAAAGTGAGAGACATGGTTGACATATTTTATTCATTCGATGATTTTCGCAATCTGCAAAATTaatatcaacaatccaaccgttaaacttgtCTGTATGTACTCCAAGATCGTATATGCCAAAaatggacttttttttttaggattaGGTAACATGATGAAATCCTTGATGGTTGGAAACAAAAAATCCGGATTATAGGGTcgttttagctccgattttgatgattttttactacACTTCTCGACCCTTGAAGAATACAATGAAACtcaatcatcaatttaaaatatttacgatagtggatatcacaaaatcttacgttatacttaatggaagtatagaataaactcttaagtgtttgttgaatctattgttttttatttgatatgcattttatgaaactagtttcaacgatccaaccgtcaaacttgtttctaTATACTCTGAGACCGTAAAAGCCAAAAAccacaaaaaacaaacttttGGAGATTAGGTAACGAGATAAAATCCTTCAATGGATACAAACATATCATGACGATTTAATGTGTATAAacctttgattttgatgaatttttgaaCGACGGTAATTgagaataaataattttttgatgTTTGCTCGACGATTTAATGTGGCAAACTAACATAGATTTATTGGGCAACATTGCTACATTTGCGGGGCAAACCTgaaactgaaaaatttctcccaaatttttccaaaaaGTCAAATTTGCCCCTAGATTGCCCCGATGAAATATTCCAAAATTTTGTCAGGCAAACTTTATTTTCCACCAAATTTTTCGTCAAATTAAACTATTTTAGACGCCTTTACCTAAcgaaattttagggttttaaacatgtgtttcatttttttaagaataaattgtagctatggtcccttaactttaactcaattggagcaatggtccctcaactaaaaatgcattaccattggtccctcaactcatcaaaacatgcatctatgatcccttaactaaaaatccattaccattggtccctcaactttaattcaactggagaaatgaccCCTTAACtctaacccaattgtagcaatgatccttccaacataactcgttttgacaaaaattttgacgtagttgacgaaaaggatCATAATTACACATTTTGattagttgagggaccctaattatataaatggttattcaaacataatttattttgacgaaattgatgaaaagcactatagctacacattttgataagttaagggaccaatggtaatggatttttagttgagggaccattgctccaatttgattaaagttgagggaccattgctacaattgtcgGGCAAGAGTCTGATATGTTATTATCCGAGagcccttcttcttcctcctcatgcTGCTCAACTGTAGAAAATCTcacgctctctctctctatcctttCTCTTGGTGTTACTAGACTAAATGATCGTGTGCAAATAAACGATAGAAGTGAGAGTTACGCATCATGTTTCTTGTCCTACATACCCCTCTTTATAATTGGTTATtcagattgaataaatcaaacataaACAACAGATAAGATTAACAAAGAATGtatgagaaaagaaaaatagtatataattataatttttcattaaaaaaagagAGTTAAAAGTAGCATTGAGTTTTAATGTGGCATGGAGAATCCAAAAAGTCAcatagaagaaaaataaatgttttaacaGCCTATCAAATTACGTGCATGATGACATTGAAGAACACCAACGCTTGAGAAAGAGAAATGATAAGGAGACTTTTTAAAGTGAGAATTTCCATAAACTTTCTATAACTTTATGtttttaacataatattttatggaatgtgatatccacatatccctttttacttctctcacacccttttaattttcggccgttgaatcagatgaattgaagaagatcaaaggacaaaaattaacaagggatgtgtgagaagtaaaaaggggtgtgtggatagcacacccctattttataatattaatgtATAAATTAACGCTAAAATTATAAAGTAACAGAAAATCTATGATGAATTTCATTTTGAGACAATCTCCTTAGGCTGTGTTTGTTTGAGCTCCTTAGGTTTCATTGGACTAGGACCCCGAAAACATTGGGATTGCTAATCCCTGCTCTCTAATATCTCCCCCTTATGAAACCCAACGAACCCACAACCCAGATTTCCCCTCTTTGCTTCAAGAAGGAATACCTAGCTGGATTTGCTTTGGATTTAATCCAACGCCAAGAACTAAAATTGTAATCTCAAAGAACTGAAATTTAAATATCAAAACAAATTCAGAGTTTCATAttttgaagaagagaagaacAGAGCAAAGTAATTTGAGTGAAAATGGcgaaagagagagagtggagaggGTGACAGTGGACgaagaaaaaagagagtaaAAATGGAAAAGGGCAGGAAGACCATGGGCGGAGAAAAAGAGAGGttaagagagaggaagaaattataaaagaataaataaatatattaatattaaaatattaatagatatttgttaaataatataatattaaagttTATTAATCATCATACTTTTTAATCTGACACTGTATCAAAAGTTTTATTAAGTTAATCAAGCTTAGTCTAATCTAAATCAGTCTAACTTAATTCCTAAAGCTAATCCAGTCCGAGATAATCTGGTACAACAAACACATCCTTAGTTAAAAAACTTACGTGTTTTGCGGAATACTCATTAAAATCCACCACAAATTACATTTTCACAACGAGGGTATTTTTTGAGGCTTCAAATTTGGGAGAAGACTTTATAGGCCAGAGAGTAAATTGACGCGCCAACAGTTCGCGCGTGATATGCAGTTTCATGTTCCAAAAGGGCCATGGATTTTGACTGTAATAGCTTAACTTAACTGCTTAAGCAGCTTGATAGCTTCACTGGTTGCACACAATTCTTGAACACGTTCGTGCACaaaagctttctctctctagcttttCTCTCCATCTCATTTTCCACTCCCTAATTTTCTCTCTCCTATTCTGCACTGGTTGTTTTGATTCGGATTTTTTTGGTACCTGGTGTGCCCAAACACCGACCTTCTATCTCTCTCATCtcatctcatctctctctctctctctctctctctctctctctccctccttttcAACAAAGCATTATTCGATTTCGTCTTGGCCTCTCTTTTCAACACCCCATTTGTGCAAATTGCATTTATCTCtgttttctcatttttcttgcACGGCTTTTCCATCTGACAATCTCAACTTTCTGGTTTTTTTGCTCTGCATCTCTCTAAAAAAAGAAGGCAATTGCAAATGAAGGTCTGGAATCTGAAATCCTCCCCACTTTTAAATTTTCTGAATATTCATTCTTTTTGCTGTCAAGATTTCCCTTTTGGGTCCTAATTAAGCACACAAGTCTCTATCTTGAAAGGGACAAAAAATTCTGCTTTTGGTTATTGCAGTTTTGGAGTTTCCATGAAAGAATTGTTCAGATTTGGAAGATTTTTGTGTGATTCTGATCAGATCTCTTGGTGTTTGTGGTTTTGTTGTTGCAGAAGTTTGTACTGAAGTTGGATTTGCCTGATGACAAAGCCAAGCAGAAGGCTCTCAAGACAGTGTCTACTCTTTCAGGTGCAAATTATCACTATTTTACTAGATTTAATCAAACTTCTTAATTTGGACCAAATTGATGATGTTAATTACTAATTGACAGAAATATAATTAAATCCTTACCTAAATTCTGTCATCTGTAATTGTTTGGATGGAAAGTAGTGGTTGGAAGATTTCTCCACTTTAATTTCCTAAAGAAGCAAGAGATGGGATTggaaaattatatataaaaaatcaaatctttTTTGTTATTGTTCATATCTGATTGTTCACATATGACAACTTAattggttaaaaaaacaaacagaaagatgaggaaagaaagagaaagagagaaatttcTTCACCTAGGCTctttatatgaataaatttcGGAGAAGATGGTGTAGTTTGCAGACGTCTACACTATAATTTGTGATTCAATTTCAAGGGGTTGAAATGTACTAGAAATCTTACAAGTAATGTATGTAATGAATCGGGCTAATGTTtgccttttgattttttttttgtttttttcaatttgaagGTTTTGAAATGTGTTCTAAAAGTCTACAAGTAATGAATGTAGAGCACGTCAAGTATAAATTCAAGCATCGATGATGAAGAACTTGCCGTTTGTTGTCGGCGTTGGTTGTCCATGTTGCCTTCGGAGTTGTGTATAAGAGAAAAATGTTAGTAATGAATGGGTTAATGTTTTAAAACAATCTGTGCATGGTTTCGGCAGGGTTTAGAGTTGCTAGTTTGCTCTATCAGCAAGTTGATCATCTGTCTTGCATTACTCAAAACTTTAAGTACCACAAAATGTAGGGGTCATATGGATCAATTGTTCTTGAGAAAGTAGATATTTAAGCAGAGTTGAATAATTGAGAATTCTCAATTAATTGTTTTGATCTTGCAATTTGTAGGCATCGATTCCATTGCCATGGACATGAAGGATAAGAAATTAACAGTGATCGGAAGCGTGGACCCGGTGACTGTGGTGAGCAAGTTGCGCAAGTATTGGCAAACAGATATAATCTCAGTAGGACCAGCAGTAGAGCCTAAGAAAGAGGAACCAAAGAAGGAAGAGCCCA
This genomic window contains:
- the LOC126627029 gene encoding heavy metal-associated isoprenylated plant protein 39-like, producing the protein MKKFVLKLDLPDDKAKQKALKTVSTLSGIDSIAMDMKDKKLTVIGSVDPVTVVSKLRKYWQTDIISVGPAVEPKKEEPKKEEPKKDEPKKEEEAKKEEPKKEEPKKEEEAKKEEPKKEEEKKKESDPVLELVKAYKAYNPHMTKYYYVQSMEENPNSCVIF